One genomic window of Quercus lobata isolate SW786 chromosome 9, ValleyOak3.0 Primary Assembly, whole genome shotgun sequence includes the following:
- the LOC115959894 gene encoding pentatricopeptide repeat-containing protein At3g60050-like: MNSIFLFGPRLVHKLSCFLVVSRKLCDRGFDGDKVDNGFVCIEESLKAMWKYSDSDPILDEKPNTSEDGSSIRGHISVRQSFFDNVKSDASRVLDILEQDGPGFDTKLALHELCIRVSGLLVREVLLGILRNVNYANKMRCAKLGYKFFVWSGQQENYRHTANSYHLIMKIFADCEEFKAMWRLVDEMIENGFPTTARTFNILICTCGGAGLARKVVERFIKSKTFNFRPFKHSYNAILHSLLSVNQYKLIEWVYQQMIVEGHSPDILTYNVVMCAKYRLGKLDQFHRLLDEMGRSGFSPDFHTYNILLHVLGKGDKPLAALNLLNHMKEVGFDPSVLHFTTLIDGLSRAGNLDACRYFFNEMTKNGCMPDVVSYTVMITGYIVAGELEKAQEMFDEMIIKGQLPNVFTYNSMIRGFCMAGKFEEARSMLKEMESRGCNPNFLVYSTLVSNLRNAGKLSEAHEVIRHMVDKGQYVHLLSKIKKYRRC, encoded by the coding sequence ATGAACTCTATATTCCTATTTGGTCCAAGACTAGTTCACAAGTTGTCATGTTTTTTGGTCGTTTCGAGGAAATTGTGCGACCGGGGTTTTGATGGGGATAAGGTTGATAATGGGTTTGTATGCATTGAGGAATCCTTGAAAGCAATGTGGAAATATTCGGATTCTGATCCCATTTTGGATGAAAAACCCAATACCAGTGAGGATGGGAGTTCCATCCGGGGACATATTTCGGTTAGGCAGAGTTTTTTTGATAATGTAAAGAGTGATGCTAGTAGGGTTCTTGATATTCTTGAGCAAGATGGGCCGGGGTTCGATACCAAATTGGCTCTACACGAGTTGTGTATAAGGGTTTCGGGGCTGCTTGTGAGGGAAGTTCTGTTGGGAATATTGAGGAATGTAAATTATGCGAATAAAATGCGGTGTGCAAAATTGGGGTATAAGTTTTTCGTGTGGTCTGGTCAGCAGGAGAATTATAGGCACACGGCGAACTCTTACCATTTAATAATGAAGATATTTGCGGATTGTGAGGAGTTTAAGGCAATGTGGAGGCTAGTTGAtgagatgattgagaatggGTTCCCAACTACAGCTCGTACATTTAATATACTTATATGTACTTGTGGTGGGGCGGGATTGGCTAGGAAGGTTGTGGAGAGGTTCATTAAATCAAAGACGTTTAACTTTAGGCCATTCAAACATTCATACAATGCGATTCTACATTCCCTTCTTTCGGTTAACCAGTATAAGTTGATTGAGTGGGTATATCAGCAGATGATAGTTGAGGGTCATTCTCCGGATATTCTAACGTATAATGTTGTCATGTGTGCAAAGTATAGGTTGGGGAAGTTGGATCAGTTTCATAGACTGCTTGATGAAATGGGTAGGAGTGGTTTTTCTCCAGACTTTCATACATATAATATTCTTCTTCATGTCCTGGGTAAAGGTGACAAGCCACTTGCAGCTCTTAATCTTTTGAATCACATGAAGGAAGTAGGTTTTGACCCTAGTGTTCTTCACTTCACCACGTTGATAGATGGACTTAGCAGGGCTGGAAATTTGGATGCCTgcagatatttttttaatgaaatgacAAAGAATGGGTGTATGCCAGATGTGGTTTCTTACACTGTAATGATCACAGGATATATTGTGGCCGGGGAGCTAGAGAAAGCTCAGGAAATGTTTGATGAGATGATAATCAAGGGACAGCTTCCAAACGTATTCACATACAATTCCATGATTCGTGGTTTTTGTATGGCTGGGAAATTTGAAGAGGCGCGTTCAATGCTTAAGGAAATGGAATCTAGAGGTTGTAATCCAAATTTCCTCGTGTACAGTACCCTAGTGAGTAATTTGCGAAATGCTGGAAAGCTTTCTGAAGCTCATGAAGTAATAAGACATATGGTGGACAAGGGACAATATGTCCATCTTCTCTCAAAGATCAAGAAATACAGGAGATGCTAA
- the LOC115960731 gene encoding heavy metal-associated isoprenylated plant protein 39 isoform X2 yields MAQVILKVLTMTDDKTKQKAIEAAADIYGIDSIAADLKEQKLTVVGSMDAVAIVKKLKKVGKVDIVSVGPAKEEKKEEKKEEKKEEKKEEKKEEKKEEKK; encoded by the exons ATGGCTCAG GTGATCTTGAAGGTCTTGACCATGACCGATGACAAAACAAAGCAGAAAGCAATAGAAGCTGCAGCTGATATATATG GGATAGATTCAATAGCAGCAGATCTGAAGGAGCAGAAGTTAACAGTTGTAGGATCAATGGATGCAGTGGCAAttgtgaagaagttgaagaAAGTAGGGAAAGTGGACATAGTATCAGTTGGTCcagctaaagaagaaaagaaggaagaaaagaaagaggagaagaaagaagagaagaaagaagagaagaaggaagaaaagaaagaggagaagaaaTGA
- the LOC115960731 gene encoding heavy metal-associated isoprenylated plant protein 39 isoform X1, which yields MAQKVILKVLTMTDDKTKQKAIEAAADIYGIDSIAADLKEQKLTVVGSMDAVAIVKKLKKVGKVDIVSVGPAKEEKKEEKKEEKKEEKKEEKKEEKKEEKK from the exons ATGGCTCAG AAGGTGATCTTGAAGGTCTTGACCATGACCGATGACAAAACAAAGCAGAAAGCAATAGAAGCTGCAGCTGATATATATG GGATAGATTCAATAGCAGCAGATCTGAAGGAGCAGAAGTTAACAGTTGTAGGATCAATGGATGCAGTGGCAAttgtgaagaagttgaagaAAGTAGGGAAAGTGGACATAGTATCAGTTGGTCcagctaaagaagaaaagaaggaagaaaagaaagaggagaagaaagaagagaagaaagaagagaagaaggaagaaaagaaagaggagaagaaaTGA
- the LOC115961268 gene encoding uncharacterized protein LOC115961268 yields the protein MNFLSSGILEDIIGKIVGVGPLGNVHVQGSTVPMRNIDIMNPGGLKIRITHWGPTLNEIEDNFYTNNPGPFVIIVTSTIVKTFRGEHYLSSTNATKVYINLEIPETTTLIDRNVEKTEIEGIPLQFKQQISVEKRITQNRRTIKQMTSLEWTSNDQENVFTCLATIENIENNFGWYYIGCAKCNKKVKSENDFWCSHCKSNSNFPIPRYRIQLNVDDGTECAVFILFDKEAEKFLHTTARELSNKYAIMNANSTLPNEIEKLIGKTFVFQLKLNDYNWKKGWDLYTIEKVFDNISNDKTAMKLDHITTESLENYEVKKNAVQTSEKNKIEVLETKPLTSTNNDEKRSKHEHNSGAIPSMSFASNVKDAEPSDDYMFLRDLINRRKATKHKSSKKKMLQRCK from the exons ATGAATTTTCTCAGTAGTGGTATATTGGAAG ACATCATTGGAAAAATAGTTGGTGTTGGACCACTAGGAAATGTTCATGTTCAAGGATCTACTGTCCCAATGAGAAATATAGATATCATGAATCCAGG AGGACTCAAAATAAGAATTACTCACTGGGGACCAACATTAAATGAAATTGAGGACAATTTTTACACCAACAATCCAGGACCCTTTGTCATAATAGTGACATCTACTATTGTGAAAACATTTAGAG GGGAACACTATTTGTCATCTACAAATGCAACAAAAGTGTACATCAATTTAGAAATACCTGAAACTACAACATTGATTGATAG AAATGTGGAAAAGACTGAAATTGAAGGCATTCCTCTACAATTCAAGCAACAAATATCAGTTGAAAAAAGAATCACACAAAATAGAAGAACAATCAAGCAAATGACATCCTTGGAATGGACGTCGAATGATCAG GAAAATGTCTTCACATGCCttgcaacaattgaaaatattgaaaataactTTGGATGGTACTATATCGGATGTGCAAAGTGCAACAAAAAAGTTAAAtctgaaaatgatttttggtgCAGCCATTGCAAAAGTAACTCTAATTTTCCAATTCCaag ATATAGAATTCAACTCAACGTTGATGATGGAACAGAGTGTGctgtatttattttgtttgacaaGGAAGCTGAAAAATTCCTTCACACAACAGCAAGAGAACTATCAAACAAATATGCAATT ATGAATGCAAATTCCACCCTACCAAATGAAATAGAGAAGCTCATTGGAAAAACATTTGTGTTCCAACTAAAGCTTAACGACTATAATTGGAAGAAAGGATGGGACTTATATACAATTGAAAAGGTGTTTGACAACATTTCAAATGACAAAACGGCAATGAAACTTGATCATATTACAACA GAATCATTGGAGAATTATGAAGTCAAGAAAAACGCAGTCCAAACTtctgagaaaaacaaaattgaagttCTTGAAACAAAACCATTAACAAGCacaaataatgatgaaaaaagATCAAAACATGAACACAATAGTGGTGCCATACCATCAATGAGTTTTGCCTCTAATGTTAAAGATGCTGAACC